The window ATTTTTCAAAACCGGCGCTAAATCATTACCTGGATAGGTTTGATAAAGCTTTTGCTGGTAAAGATCTGAGTGGTATCCGTAGCTTCTTTAACGATTCCTATGAAGTGGATGACGCCCGTGGGCAATCGAACTTTACACCACAGTTTTTTGATGAATTTTCTAAACGCCGTGGTTACGATCTGCGCGATCATTTGGATGCCTTGTTCAGCAAAGATGGTAAAGACATTAATAACCGTGTACTATGCGATTACCGTGAAACGATATCTGATTTACTATTAGATAACTTCACCAAACCATGGCACGATTGGGCTAAGGCCAAAGGCGCGCTGATTCGTAATCAATCGCACGGTTCACCGGCCAATATATTAGATCTATATGGGGCTATTGATATTCCCGAGACTGAGGGTAATGATATTTTGAGCTATAAACCCGCTACGTCTGCAGCTCACATAATGGGGAAACCATTAGCATCGTCCGAATCGGCAACCTGGCTGAATGATCATTTCCTGTCATCGTTAGGTGATGTAAAACAGGCAATAGATAAACTCTTTATTGGTGGCGTTAACCATATTTTTTATCATGGTATCAGCTATTCGCCTAAGGATGCAGCCTGGCCTGGCTGGTTATTCTATGCCGCAGTGCACTTTAATCAGACCAATCCATTTTGGAATGATTTTTCTACGCTGAACAATTACATCGCCCGTACGCAATCGTTCTTGCAGCAAGGCAAACCTGATAATGATGTGCTGGTTTATTACCCATTGTTTGATAGTTTCTCCGAGTTAGGTCGTGGCGATTTGCTGAAACACTATGCCGGCATGCGCCCCGATTTTATGGGTACAGGCTTTGAAACTTCATCGGCCGAAATGCTGAAGAAGGGCTACACCTTCGATTTTATCTCTGATAAACAAATATTGGGCTTACAGACAACATCTGGTGGCATTATCTCAAACGGTAACCATTACAAAACCATCCTGTTGCCTAACTGTAAATATATTTCGCTTGAAAGTTTTACTAAAATTATGGCTCTGGCTAATGACGGTGCAATCGTGGTTGTTTATAAAAACCTGCCTTCAGGTGTACCGGGCTATGGGAATTTGGATAAACGTGAAACCATATTTAAAAATCTGCTCGGCAGCCTTAATTTCACCAATACAAATAATGGGGTCAAGGTAGCCAAAATAGGTAAGGGGCGCTTCCTGCTATCTGATGAAATTACCCCATTAATGGAAGTTGCGGGCATCACCAGGGAGGCAATGACAGACAACGGTTTGCAATTTGTGCGCCGCACCTATAAAACAGGTAACAGTTATTTTGTAGCCAACAAAGGCGACAAAGCAGTTGATACCTGGGTGCCTTTGGCAAAAAACGCAGCATCGGTGGTGATATTTAACCCAATGACTAAGCAATCGGGCTTGGGTAAGATCAACAAAAGAGGGAGAGGTGCCAGTGTTTATCTGCAATTGCAACCGGGTGAAAGCTGTATCCTGCAAACATCGCCAACGGTAATTACAGGTGCAGCTTATAATTACTATCAGCCTTTTGGCGATGCGATAAATATAGCGGGTAACTGGACGTTGCGATTCACCGAAGGCGGCCCGACACTGCCTGCGACAATTCAAACCAGCGAATTAAAATCGTGGACTGAGTTGGGTGGTGATGCTGAAAAGGCGTTTTCAGGTACAGGCAGTTATACCATTACTTTCAACAAACCGGCTAAAACAGCAACCAACTATCAGCTTGATTTGGGCAAAGTACATGAAGAAGCGGAGGTTTATTTGAACGGGGCAAAACTGGCTACATTACTTGGCCCGCAATACATCGTAAATATTCCGGCATCACAACTAAAAGCAAACAACCAACTGGAAATAAAAGTGGCTAATTTAATGGCTAACCGTATTATTGATATGGATAAACGGAATATCCCATATCGTATATTTTATAATACCAATTTCCAATCGCACGGTCGCGATTCACGCGGGCCAGACGGTTTATTTAATGCCTCAAAATGGGAACCGAAAGCTTCGGGCTTAATTGGCCCCGTTACACTAACCCCCATGAGTATAGTAACCCCAAAATAAGCTCAAACCTACGGAATTTGAGCTTAAACCATCCTGTAGTGTCCTGCTTTTGTAACGTAACCAATACAAAAGCAGGACACTACAGGACACTTGTTTTTACACGATACTTTAAGTTCGTTTAACAATTATAAAAACTGGAACCAAACAGTTAAACCTTAAATAAATTTTATGAAACAAGCGTTTATTTACCTCAGTAAAGTGCTATTGTTATTGCTTTTTTTTAACCTGGCAGTATATAATGCTAATGCACAGCAAACCGCCACATTATCAAATGGGTCTAAAACTGTAGTATTGCAAAGTGCACAACAAACCGTAACTGGTATTGTAACAGACACTAAAAATATGCCCATCCCTGGTGTTTCGGTGCAAATTAAAGGAACACAAACAGGTGCCGTTGCCGATGTTAATGGCAGGTATAGTATTAAAGCTTCTGCCGGTCAGGTTCTGACATTCAAATCTGTTGGTTATGATACCAAGGAAATTACGGTTGGTGGCAGCAGCCAAATAAATGTAACCCTAACCGAAACCAACAGCCAGTTAAATGAAGTTGTTGTAATTGGTTATGGTACACAAAAACGTGGTAATGTAACTGGTGCACAAGCTACTTTTAAAGCTGATAATCTTAACGAGCGTGCTATTACCCGTGTTGATCAGGCATTGGTTGGTCAAATGGCAGGCGTAACAGTTAAACAAAACACCGGTGTTCCGGGAAAGGCTTTTAGCGTTAACGTACGCGGTACTGGCTCTATTACTGCAGGTAACGAACCATTATATGTAATAGATGGTTTCCCTTTAACCGTTTCGGTTTTAGGTACCGGTGGCTCATTCGGCACAGGTAACCCGTTGGATAATATCAACCCTAATGATATTGAAGATATCCAGGTATTGAAAGATGCCGCTGCTGCCGCTATTTACGGTTCCCGTGCTTCAAATGGTGTCGTATTGATCACTACCAAAAAAGGCAAAACCGGTAAAGCAAAAATCAATTACAACGCTTATTTTGGCTATAACGCGGCCGCCAAATATCTGCCTATGTTAAACGGAGATGAATGGATTGATCGTGCGACAGAAATGATAAACGCGGCATACGTATTAAAATATGGATCGGCCGGCGCAACTGCTAACGATGATGCTGCAAAAAGACAAGCCTTAAATGGTGGTGCTTTCAGCACAGCTTATATGTTAGATCCTCGTTGGGCCCAACCCGGCCATCCGGGCCTGCAATATATCAATTGGGAAAAAGCGATTGAACAAAAAGGCGCTATGCAAAACCAGGGGTTAAGCGCAAGTGGTGGAACGGAAGATGTGAAATATTTTGTATCAGGTAATTATGCTAACCAGGACGGCTTTGTAAAAGGCTTGGGTTATAAGGCTTATTCCGCCCGTGCTAATGTGGAAGTAAATATTGCTAAAAACTTCAAATTGGGTGTTAATATAGCCCCAACATTCTCCATTGCTCAAGATCCCGGCGTAGAAGGCAAGGACAACATCTTTCACCAGGCTATCAGTTACAGTCCCATCCAGGAAGACACTGTAGGATTATATACAAATGCATTTAAAAATGCTCAATACAGCTGGAGTAACTCAGCTAATAGCCCGATTGCTAAACTTGAGTATAAAGTAGGGCAAACAAAGAAAT of the Mucilaginibacter boryungensis genome contains:
- a CDS encoding glycosyl hydrolase, encoding MSFHKHIKIAVAVALSLGTYNAMAQIAWPVITKQTKPWARWWWEGSAVNKKDLTWNMESYKAAGLGGLEITPIYGVKGHESEFITYLSPQWVSMLQYTLQEGKRLNMGIDLANATGWPFGGPWVTSEDASKEMFWKTYSVKGGEKLNEAVAFTQQPLVRADGVAPKITDLIEPISSNKNLQLMALDQVRFEKHIPLTILVAYDEKGQHINLTNKVDADGKLNWTPPAGDWKLYAIFQGWHGKMVERAAPGGEGFVIDHFSKPALNHYLDRFDKAFAGKDLSGIRSFFNDSYEVDDARGQSNFTPQFFDEFSKRRGYDLRDHLDALFSKDGKDINNRVLCDYRETISDLLLDNFTKPWHDWAKAKGALIRNQSHGSPANILDLYGAIDIPETEGNDILSYKPATSAAHIMGKPLASSESATWLNDHFLSSLGDVKQAIDKLFIGGVNHIFYHGISYSPKDAAWPGWLFYAAVHFNQTNPFWNDFSTLNNYIARTQSFLQQGKPDNDVLVYYPLFDSFSELGRGDLLKHYAGMRPDFMGTGFETSSAEMLKKGYTFDFISDKQILGLQTTSGGIISNGNHYKTILLPNCKYISLESFTKIMALANDGAIVVVYKNLPSGVPGYGNLDKRETIFKNLLGSLNFTNTNNGVKVAKIGKGRFLLSDEITPLMEVAGITREAMTDNGLQFVRRTYKTGNSYFVANKGDKAVDTWVPLAKNAASVVIFNPMTKQSGLGKINKRGRGASVYLQLQPGESCILQTSPTVITGAAYNYYQPFGDAINIAGNWTLRFTEGGPTLPATIQTSELKSWTELGGDAEKAFSGTGSYTITFNKPAKTATNYQLDLGKVHEEAEVYLNGAKLATLLGPQYIVNIPASQLKANNQLEIKVANLMANRIIDMDKRNIPYRIFYNTNFQSHGRDSRGPDGLFNASKWEPKASGLIGPVTLTPMSIVTPK